A single region of the Solwaraspora sp. WMMD406 genome encodes:
- a CDS encoding PQQ-binding-like beta-propeller repeat protein codes for MVIDLGLARGPSPERAARGWRPDRARTRPVALLATLVLVLGLAGAVPPSGPSLTEVAFHRVKARDLLLAGDRLLVTSAAERGAATTWQLSAYDTSSGDHLWTVPYDAASWRLRQVRRAGKVILVDPRSGPGTGATVVLDADTGRVRWVAPTGLTVTTDGATALITEPAEPAESTGSTESTGSGRAGPAELILRARDLATGDELWRSELSASTEVLAGAPAEVVLVGTDGRAQVRDARNGRVVRVDDLGAVSAPMAMAGTLVLRQWRADGLGVTGYDPSTLRRRWSRPIWYGPGRITQCGGLICFPAGSDIEAVDPLSGDLVWRIRADLVVDYDGYLVAFTVTGDDGGAASAESAALADAGSGASSGTASGSGRIVDPVTGRTLLPLSAWDTELEGRGDATFVGYRQPTEQSPTWLAVLAPASRADPAGRQRRRTGLRVRR; via the coding sequence ATGGTCATCGACCTGGGCCTGGCCCGCGGCCCGTCACCGGAGCGGGCGGCGCGAGGTTGGCGTCCGGACCGCGCCCGAACACGCCCGGTCGCCCTCCTGGCCACGCTGGTGCTGGTGCTCGGACTGGCCGGTGCCGTACCGCCCAGCGGTCCGTCACTGACCGAGGTCGCGTTCCACCGGGTCAAGGCCCGGGACCTGCTGCTCGCTGGCGATCGGCTGCTGGTCACCTCCGCCGCCGAGCGGGGCGCGGCCACCACCTGGCAGCTCTCGGCGTACGACACCTCGTCGGGTGACCACCTGTGGACGGTGCCGTACGACGCGGCGAGCTGGCGGCTGCGGCAGGTCCGGCGGGCCGGCAAGGTGATCCTGGTCGATCCCCGGTCCGGGCCGGGCACCGGTGCCACGGTGGTACTGGACGCGGACACCGGGCGGGTCCGATGGGTAGCGCCGACCGGGCTGACCGTCACCACGGACGGCGCCACCGCGCTGATCACCGAACCCGCCGAACCCGCCGAGTCGACCGGGTCGACCGAGTCGACCGGGTCGGGGCGGGCGGGGCCGGCGGAACTGATCCTGCGAGCCCGGGACCTGGCCACCGGCGACGAGCTGTGGCGAAGCGAGTTGTCCGCGTCGACCGAGGTGCTGGCCGGCGCACCCGCCGAGGTGGTGCTGGTCGGCACCGACGGACGGGCCCAGGTACGCGACGCGCGGAACGGCCGGGTCGTGCGGGTGGACGACCTGGGCGCGGTATCCGCTCCGATGGCCATGGCCGGCACGCTCGTACTGCGGCAGTGGCGCGCGGACGGGCTCGGGGTCACCGGTTACGACCCGTCGACGCTACGACGCCGGTGGAGCCGCCCGATCTGGTACGGGCCCGGCCGGATCACCCAGTGCGGTGGGCTGATCTGCTTCCCGGCGGGATCGGACATCGAGGCGGTGGATCCCCTCAGCGGTGATCTGGTGTGGCGGATCCGGGCCGATCTGGTGGTCGACTACGACGGTTACCTGGTGGCGTTCACCGTGACCGGCGACGACGGCGGAGCCGCCAGCGCGGAGTCGGCGGCGTTGGCCGATGCCGGGTCCGGCGCGTCGTCCGGAACAGCCTCCGGTTCGGGCCGGATCGTCGATCCGGTGACCGGCCGTACCCTGCTGCCGCTGAGCGCCTGGGACACCGAATTGGAAGGCCGAGGGGACGCGACGTTTGTCGGCTACCGCCAGCCGACCGAACAGAGCCCCACCTGGCTCGCGGTGCTGGCCCCCGCCAGCCGAGCGGATCCAGCTGGTCGGCAGCGTCGCCGCACCGGTCTCCGGGTGCGTCGGTGA
- a CDS encoding ElyC/SanA/YdcF family protein: MDDARAHRSRTIRLLRGKLILAAAVAIVSALLVTGSGYWIRASAADHVYDVDSVPAAPVALVLGAQVRPDGTPSEFLAARLELARRLVETDRVRAVLVSGDHREWNYDEPGAMRRWLIERGVPADKIVQDHAGLDTYDSCLRARQVFGVEQAIVVTQSFHVERAVTVCRRVGVDAVGVGDDSVSRFERAWRWGAFRERFAAVKAAYDVLVGRDPALLGPPETSVDDALRD, translated from the coding sequence ATGGACGACGCCAGAGCTCACCGGTCGCGGACCATTCGACTTCTGCGTGGCAAGCTGATCCTGGCCGCGGCCGTCGCGATCGTGTCGGCGCTGCTGGTGACCGGGAGCGGTTACTGGATCCGGGCGTCGGCGGCCGACCACGTCTACGACGTCGACAGTGTGCCGGCGGCGCCGGTCGCCCTGGTGCTCGGCGCGCAGGTCAGACCGGACGGTACGCCGTCGGAGTTCCTCGCCGCCCGGCTCGAACTCGCCCGCCGGCTGGTCGAGACGGACCGGGTCCGCGCGGTGCTGGTCTCCGGTGACCATCGTGAATGGAACTACGACGAGCCGGGCGCGATGCGCCGCTGGCTGATCGAACGGGGAGTGCCGGCCGACAAGATAGTGCAGGATCACGCCGGGCTGGACACCTACGACTCCTGCCTGCGCGCACGCCAGGTCTTCGGCGTCGAGCAGGCGATCGTGGTCACCCAGAGTTTTCATGTCGAACGGGCGGTGACGGTCTGCCGGCGGGTCGGCGTCGACGCGGTCGGGGTCGGCGACGATTCGGTGAGCCGGTTCGAGCGGGCCTGGCGGTGGGGCGCGTTCCGGGAGCGCTTCGCGGCGGTCAAGGCCGCGTACGACGTGCTGGTCGGCCGGGATCCGGCGTTGCTCGGTCCACCCGAGACCAGCGTCGACGATGCCCTACGCGACTGA
- a CDS encoding DinB family protein, with product MTPARNRPPFDADERTQLAGWLDLQRAIVHFKCDGLSDVDAHRAVLPTSPLMTVAGIVSHLRWVEHTWFEVLFLGGPADGPQFDQTREDADMMVDGVPLARLLADYGRQCARSNEIIAAHPLDQTGRHPDYRSGSASLRWMVIHMVEETGRHAGHLDVIRELLDGHKGYY from the coding sequence ATGACGCCTGCCCGAAACCGGCCGCCGTTCGACGCCGATGAACGGACCCAACTCGCCGGCTGGCTCGACCTGCAGCGCGCGATCGTGCACTTCAAGTGCGACGGGCTGTCGGACGTCGACGCCCACCGCGCGGTGCTGCCGACCTCACCACTGATGACCGTCGCCGGCATCGTGTCGCATCTGCGCTGGGTGGAGCACACCTGGTTCGAGGTGCTGTTCCTGGGTGGGCCGGCGGACGGGCCACAGTTCGACCAGACCCGGGAGGACGCCGACATGATGGTCGACGGCGTGCCGCTGGCGCGGCTGCTCGCCGACTACGGGCGGCAGTGCGCCCGGTCGAACGAGATCATCGCGGCGCATCCACTGGACCAGACCGGTCGCCATCCGGACTACCGGTCGGGGTCGGCGTCGCTGCGCTGGATGGTGATCCACATGGTCGAGGAGACCGGCCGGCACGCAGGCCATCTCGATGTGATCCGGGAACTACTCGACGGCCACAAGGGATACTACTGA
- a CDS encoding S8 family peptidase, producing the protein MSGSRSSWFSRAARHGAIATAAAAMLISATAAPAFAATGEILGADSPDAIAGSYIVVFSDDATASSQARTTDLAARYGAKVRHVYSHALTGFAATMSESAARRLAARPDVAYVEQDGVVRTQATQINPPSWGLDRIDQRNLPLDNSYTYPTTASTVRAYVIDTGIRTTHSTFGGRASWGTNTTGDGNNTDCNGHGTHVAGTIGGSQYGVAKGVSLIAVKVLNCAGSGSFAGVAAGVDWVTGHHATGVPAVANMSLGGAGSNATVENAVRNSIADGVVYAIASGNSNSDACNFTPARVAEAITVNASTSTDARASFSNWGTCTDIFAPGQSITSAWHTSDTATNTISGTSMAAPHVAGAAALILAASPNMSPAQVATTMFGNSTPNKITNPGTGSPNRLLFVAQGAPSPTAVLYRFWNGRDHISSTTPVAGYQREHSSGSVRTSPTAGTHPLYQCLVGNWDYMTSLDANCEGQRIVGLIGYAYSSPPAGSYSTLYRCRMNSGDHFDSIASNCEGQIVEGRLGYLTR; encoded by the coding sequence ATGAGTGGATCCCGTTCGTCCTGGTTCAGCCGGGCGGCCCGACATGGGGCGATAGCCACCGCGGCGGCCGCCATGCTGATCTCGGCGACGGCAGCACCCGCCTTCGCCGCCACCGGCGAGATCCTCGGGGCCGACAGCCCCGACGCCATCGCCGGTAGCTACATCGTCGTCTTCTCCGACGACGCGACCGCCAGCAGCCAGGCCCGCACCACGGACCTGGCGGCGCGGTACGGCGCGAAGGTCCGCCACGTCTACTCGCACGCCTTGACCGGTTTCGCCGCGACAATGAGCGAGTCGGCGGCCCGGCGGCTCGCCGCCCGGCCCGACGTGGCCTACGTCGAGCAGGACGGGGTGGTCCGCACCCAGGCCACCCAGATCAACCCACCGTCCTGGGGTCTCGACCGGATCGACCAGCGCAACCTGCCGCTGGACAACAGCTACACCTATCCGACGACGGCGTCCACCGTCCGCGCCTACGTCATCGACACCGGCATCCGTACCACGCACTCCACGTTCGGCGGTCGCGCCAGCTGGGGCACCAACACCACCGGGGACGGCAACAACACCGACTGCAACGGGCACGGCACGCACGTCGCCGGCACCATCGGCGGATCGCAGTACGGCGTCGCCAAGGGTGTGTCGTTGATCGCCGTCAAGGTGCTCAACTGCGCCGGCTCGGGCAGCTTCGCCGGGGTCGCCGCCGGCGTCGACTGGGTCACCGGTCACCACGCCACCGGCGTCCCGGCGGTCGCCAACATGAGCCTCGGCGGAGCCGGCTCGAACGCCACCGTCGAGAACGCCGTCCGCAACTCGATCGCCGACGGCGTCGTCTACGCGATCGCCTCCGGCAACAGCAACTCCGACGCCTGCAACTTCACCCCGGCCCGGGTCGCCGAGGCCATCACCGTCAACGCCAGCACCAGCACCGACGCCCGGGCGTCGTTCTCCAACTGGGGCACCTGCACCGACATCTTCGCCCCCGGTCAGAGCATCACCTCCGCCTGGCACACCAGCGACACCGCGACCAACACGATCAGCGGCACCTCCATGGCCGCTCCGCACGTGGCCGGAGCTGCGGCGCTGATCCTCGCCGCCAGCCCCAACATGTCCCCGGCGCAGGTCGCCACGACGATGTTCGGCAACTCGACCCCGAACAAGATCACCAACCCGGGTACGGGTTCCCCGAACCGGCTGCTCTTCGTCGCCCAGGGCGCCCCGTCCCCGACCGCGGTCCTCTACCGGTTCTGGAACGGCCGCGACCACATCAGCAGCACCACCCCGGTCGCCGGCTACCAGCGGGAACACTCCTCCGGGTCGGTGCGGACCAGCCCGACGGCCGGTACCCACCCGCTCTACCAGTGTCTGGTCGGCAACTGGGACTACATGACGTCGCTCGACGCGAACTGCGAAGGCCAGCGGATCGTCGGCTTGATCGGGTACGCCTACAGCTCGCCGCCGGCCGGGTCGTACTCGACGCTGTACCGGTGCCGGATGAACAGCGGCGACCACTTCGACTCCATCGCCAGCAACTGCGAGGGACAGATCGTCGAAGGCCGGCTGGGATACCTGACCAGGTGA
- a CDS encoding acetylxylan esterase yields the protein MPLFDLPLAQLRTYAPAIAEPPDFDVFWKSTLDDAASDRDVLLAVRPEPTDLRLLDTWQVTFAGFGGDPVHAWYTRPAGVDTALPAVVEYLGYGRGRGLPHERLTWPAAGYAHLLMDSRGQGDQYGNGGDTPDPRPSAAGGPGPVTRGIGDPAGYYYRRLITDAVRAVAAVRALPGVDPSRVVAAGNSQGGGLALAVAGLVGDLAALISTAPFGCHWQRAIEITDNEPYGDVARYLAVHRDAEDAVRRTLSYFDGVSFARRATAPAHFGVGLRDTVCPPSTVFAAYNGYGAGAGRSEPPPREICVYPFNGHEGGEAEQVRRQLRWLRALLG from the coding sequence GTGCCCCTGTTCGACCTGCCGTTGGCGCAGCTGCGCACCTACGCCCCGGCGATCGCCGAGCCACCGGACTTCGACGTGTTCTGGAAGTCCACCCTCGACGACGCGGCGTCGGATCGGGACGTCCTGCTCGCCGTCCGCCCGGAGCCGACCGACCTCCGACTGCTCGACACCTGGCAGGTCACCTTCGCCGGGTTCGGCGGCGACCCGGTCCACGCCTGGTACACCCGGCCCGCCGGGGTCGACACGGCGCTGCCCGCAGTCGTCGAGTACCTCGGCTACGGGCGTGGCCGAGGGCTGCCCCACGAGCGGTTGACCTGGCCCGCCGCCGGCTACGCCCACCTGCTGATGGACTCGCGTGGCCAGGGTGACCAGTACGGCAACGGCGGTGACACCCCGGATCCGCGTCCCAGCGCGGCCGGCGGACCCGGGCCGGTGACCCGGGGCATCGGAGACCCGGCCGGGTACTACTACCGGCGGTTGATCACCGACGCGGTCCGGGCGGTCGCGGCGGTCCGCGCGCTGCCCGGGGTCGATCCGAGCCGGGTGGTCGCCGCCGGCAACAGCCAGGGTGGCGGGCTGGCACTCGCCGTCGCCGGCCTGGTGGGCGACCTGGCCGCGCTGATCAGCACCGCGCCGTTCGGCTGCCACTGGCAGCGGGCGATCGAGATCACCGACAACGAGCCGTACGGCGACGTCGCCCGCTACCTGGCCGTGCACCGCGACGCCGAGGATGCCGTACGGCGTACCTTGTCCTACTTCGACGGCGTGTCGTTCGCCCGGCGGGCGACGGCACCGGCCCATTTCGGGGTCGGGCTGCGTGACACGGTCTGTCCGCCGAGCACCGTCTTCGCCGCGTACAACGGGTACGGGGCCGGTGCCGGCCGCTCCGAGCCGCCGCCGCGGGAGATCTGTGTCTATCCGTTCAACGGCCACGAAGGGGGCGAGGCCGAGCAGGTCCGGCGCCAGTTGCGCTGGCTACGTGCCCTCCTGGGCTGA
- a CDS encoding LacI family DNA-binding transcriptional regulator → MTEAPPLAEPHPQPHPLDPPARRPSDGTRQPSPATIATIAGEVGVSITTVSKVLNGRSDVAPQTRARVEASLDRHQYRRRARRPPIRHDQIDLVFHELDSLWAMEIIRAVETVASVAGIGLHLSQLGGRHTPPDEWLDATLARRPLGVLFVLCHLSERQRELLARQLIPYVMIDTDSATSASVPTVGSNNWNGGLIATRHLLQLGHRRIAIISGPPDVLCAQARTAGFRSAHDEAGLPIAADLVRQGDFYVAAGYSHGMALLDRPDRPTAIFAGSDTQALGVLRAARQLGLDVPGDLSVIGYDNVPVAAWTVPALTTVNQPLRDMASTAAQMLLDLARGAELSTSRIDLVTELVIRESTAPPRSIPPRSI, encoded by the coding sequence ATGACAGAGGCACCACCACTCGCTGAGCCGCACCCCCAACCACACCCGCTCGACCCACCGGCCCGACGACCGAGCGACGGCACCCGACAGCCCTCACCGGCCACCATCGCCACCATCGCCGGCGAGGTCGGCGTCTCGATCACCACCGTATCCAAGGTTCTCAATGGTAGGTCGGACGTGGCACCGCAGACCAGAGCCCGGGTCGAGGCCAGCCTCGACCGCCACCAGTACCGCCGCCGGGCCCGCCGGCCGCCGATCCGTCACGACCAGATCGACCTGGTGTTTCACGAACTGGACTCGCTCTGGGCGATGGAGATCATCCGGGCGGTCGAGACGGTGGCCAGCGTAGCCGGCATCGGCCTGCACCTGAGCCAGCTCGGCGGCCGCCACACCCCACCGGACGAGTGGCTCGACGCGACCCTGGCCCGCCGGCCACTCGGAGTGCTCTTCGTGCTCTGCCACCTCAGCGAACGGCAACGGGAACTGCTGGCCCGCCAGCTGATTCCGTACGTGATGATCGACACCGACAGCGCCACCTCGGCCTCGGTGCCGACGGTCGGCTCGAACAACTGGAACGGCGGCCTGATCGCCACCCGCCACCTGCTGCAACTCGGGCACCGACGGATCGCGATCATCTCCGGGCCGCCGGACGTGCTGTGCGCGCAGGCCCGTACCGCCGGATTCCGATCGGCACACGACGAAGCCGGCCTGCCGATCGCCGCCGACCTGGTCCGACAGGGCGACTTCTACGTGGCCGCCGGATACTCGCACGGCATGGCACTGCTGGACCGGCCGGACCGGCCGACGGCGATCTTCGCCGGTTCGGACACCCAGGCGCTGGGGGTGCTGCGCGCCGCCCGGCAACTCGGCCTCGACGTCCCCGGCGACCTGTCGGTGATCGGGTACGACAACGTGCCGGTCGCCGCCTGGACGGTACCCGCCCTGACCACGGTCAACCAGCCGCTACGAGACATGGCCAGCACCGCCGCCCAGATGCTGCTCGACCTGGCGCGCGGCGCCGAGTTGTCGACCAGCCGGATCGACCTGGTCACCGAACTGGTGATCCGGGAGAGCACCGCCCCGCCCCGCTCGATCCCGCCCCGCTCGATCTGA
- a CDS encoding ABC transporter permease subunit gives MPLPPVDDLPRRARSRPRSRGWRRALRRDWQLYSLVVLPLLFFLIFRYLPMLGNVIAFRRFQPGGSVFGEYWVGLRYVRMFLADPTFWQVFTNTLILGTLTLVVVFPLPIVLALLLNEVRARRMKRFVQSVSYLPHFLSIVIVAAMVMQILSIDGTVNSMIRAFGGDAIPFLQEPGWFRTIYVSSEVWQTVGWGTILYLAALTTIDQDLYEAARIDGANRWRQTWHVTLPGIRPTMITLLILNIGTFMAVGFEKILLLYNPLTYPTADVISTYLYRMGVVSSNFSYAAAIGLFEALIGLTLVLSANLIARRTVGTSLW, from the coding sequence GTGCCGCTGCCGCCCGTCGACGATCTACCGCGACGTGCCCGGAGTCGACCCCGGTCGCGCGGTTGGCGACGGGCGCTGCGCCGCGATTGGCAGCTCTACTCCCTGGTCGTGCTCCCGCTGCTGTTCTTCCTGATCTTTCGCTACCTGCCGATGCTCGGCAACGTCATCGCGTTCCGGCGGTTCCAGCCCGGCGGCAGCGTCTTCGGCGAGTACTGGGTCGGCCTGCGCTACGTGCGGATGTTCCTCGCCGACCCGACGTTCTGGCAGGTCTTCACCAACACGTTGATCCTCGGCACGCTCACATTGGTTGTCGTCTTCCCGTTGCCGATCGTGCTGGCGCTGCTGCTCAACGAGGTACGAGCCCGGCGGATGAAGCGGTTCGTGCAGTCGGTGTCCTACCTGCCGCACTTCCTGTCGATCGTGATCGTCGCGGCGATGGTCATGCAGATCCTCTCCATCGACGGCACCGTCAACTCGATGATCCGGGCCTTCGGCGGCGACGCCATCCCGTTCCTGCAGGAGCCAGGCTGGTTCCGGACCATCTACGTCTCCTCCGAGGTCTGGCAGACCGTCGGCTGGGGGACGATCCTCTACCTCGCCGCGCTCACCACGATCGACCAGGACCTGTACGAGGCGGCCCGGATCGACGGCGCCAACCGGTGGCGGCAGACGTGGCACGTGACGTTGCCCGGGATCCGACCGACGATGATCACGCTGCTGATCCTGAACATCGGCACCTTCATGGCGGTCGGCTTCGAGAAGATCCTGCTGCTGTACAACCCGCTGACCTATCCGACCGCCGACGTCATATCGACGTACCTCTACCGGATGGGCGTGGTCTCCAGCAACTTCAGCTACGCCGCCGCCATCGGCCTGTTCGAGGCGTTGATCGGGCTGACCCTGGTGCTGTCGGCCAACCTGATCGCCCGCCGTACGGTCGGGACGAGCCTGTGGTGA